The following are encoded together in the Arcobacter aquimarinus genome:
- a CDS encoding GGDEF domain-containing response regulator: MNKEVLKDISVLYVEDENDVREFTSKLLSSLLKKVYTAQNGLEGLEIFEENKENIDLIISDINMPKMNGLEMCENIRKINNEIPLVITSAHNDISFLKKAIDVGVNTYAMKPIDLYQLIESIIKAMEPILLKKRLVELNLSLESKIEQEISKIKSILDAQDNIIIVTNKEEITNVNKKFLNFFNITDFDNFISNKKNIFDFFEEEFGFITKEQIKKHDCWVKYIKDLHEIDRIVKIKNSLGEEKIFAINVDYYENKDNYYVFSLTDITKLKEKSNLLEYQASHDKLTGLFNRNKFDEIYTKELKRAKRYKNNLSMILFDIDDFKYVNDTFGHQIGDEVLKEISKLLSNTIRETDISVRWGGEEFLILLPQTDLFGAQAVAEKLRLNIKNEVITQKQLNITASFGVTQMNDEIDDENLFVSRCDKLLYKAKNSGKNIVIAEK; the protein is encoded by the coding sequence ATGAATAAAGAAGTTTTAAAAGATATTTCAGTTTTATATGTAGAAGATGAAAATGATGTTAGAGAATTTACTTCTAAATTATTGAGTTCTTTACTAAAAAAAGTTTATACAGCACAAAATGGTCTTGAAGGTCTTGAAATTTTTGAAGAAAATAAAGAGAATATAGATTTAATAATTTCAGATATTAATATGCCTAAAATGAATGGTTTAGAAATGTGTGAAAATATTAGAAAAATAAATAATGAAATTCCGTTAGTAATTACAAGTGCTCATAATGATATAAGTTTTTTAAAAAAAGCTATTGATGTTGGTGTGAATACTTATGCCATGAAACCTATTGACTTATATCAGTTGATTGAAAGTATTATAAAAGCAATGGAACCTATTTTATTAAAAAAAAGATTAGTTGAATTAAATCTTTCTTTAGAAAGTAAAATAGAGCAAGAAATAAGTAAAATAAAGTCTATTTTAGATGCTCAAGACAATATAATAATTGTTACAAATAAAGAAGAAATTACTAATGTTAATAAAAAGTTTTTAAATTTTTTTAATATAACTGATTTTGATAATTTTATTTCAAATAAAAAAAATATTTTTGATTTTTTTGAAGAAGAATTTGGTTTTATAACCAAAGAACAAATAAAGAAACATGATTGTTGGGTTAAATATATTAAAGATTTACACGAAATAGATAGAATTGTCAAAATAAAGAATTCTTTAGGTGAAGAAAAGATTTTTGCTATAAATGTTGATTATTATGAAAACAAAGATAATTATTATGTCTTCTCTCTAACTGATATAACAAAATTAAAAGAGAAATCTAACTTATTAGAATATCAAGCAAGTCATGATAAATTAACTGGATTATTTAATAGAAATAAATTTGATGAAATTTATACAAAAGAATTAAAAAGAGCTAAAAGATATAAAAACAATCTTTCAATGATATTGTTTGATATTGATGATTTCAAATATGTAAACGATACATTTGGACATCAAATAGGTGATGAAGTTTTAAAAGAAATATCAAAATTACTTTCAAATACTATTAGAGAAACTGATATTTCAGTAAGATGGGGAGGAGAAGAATTTTTAATTCTTCTTCCGCAAACAGATTTATTTGGTGCTCAAGCTGTTGCTGAAAAATTAAGACTAAATATAAAAAATGAAGTAATTACTCAAAAACAACTGAATATAACTGCTAGTTTTGGTGTAACACAGATGAATGATGAAATAGATGATGAAAATTTATTTGTATCAAGATGTGATAAACTTCTTTATAAAGCTAAAAATAGTGGTAAGAATATAGTAATAGCAGAAAAATAA
- the trpD gene encoding anthranilate phosphoribosyltransferase produces the protein MFNTTKLKFDDIFENRLTQEEIREYLLELYERGETAAEIAGAASAMRDHFIPLPIHEDLRKKAIDIVGTGGDKSYSFNISSTVSILLAACGCYVAKHGNRSVTSKSGSADMLEAMGINLNLSLEATAKMLEETGFGFMFAANHHPAMKFITPVRKTIPHRTIMNILGPLCNPAGVTKQVIGVFDKNYINRIATALDLLDSKRAMILASNDGMDEISVSDVTYATLLTNGKIEDIEINPEDYGIPMASKEDIIGEGPEFNAKLTRDILSKKIVGAKLDIVLINAAAALIVDEKARDFKDGIDIAKAAIISGAAQAKLEQIIKVSQQLS, from the coding sequence ATGTTTAACACAACAAAATTGAAATTTGATGATATTTTTGAAAATAGATTAACTCAAGAAGAGATAAGAGAATATTTGCTTGAACTTTATGAAAGAGGTGAGACAGCAGCAGAAATAGCTGGAGCTGCTAGTGCTATGAGAGATCATTTTATTCCTTTACCTATTCATGAAGATTTAAGAAAAAAAGCTATTGATATTGTAGGAACTGGTGGAGATAAAAGTTATAGTTTTAATATTTCTAGTACAGTTTCTATTTTACTTGCAGCTTGTGGTTGTTATGTAGCAAAACATGGAAATAGAAGTGTTACAAGTAAATCTGGAAGTGCAGATATGCTTGAAGCTATGGGAATAAATTTAAATTTGAGTTTAGAAGCAACTGCAAAAATGCTTGAAGAGACAGGTTTTGGTTTCATGTTTGCAGCAAATCATCATCCTGCTATGAAATTTATAACTCCTGTTAGAAAAACAATTCCACATAGAACTATTATGAATATTTTAGGACCTTTATGTAATCCAGCTGGTGTTACAAAACAGGTTATTGGAGTATTTGATAAGAACTATATAAATAGAATCGCAACTGCTCTTGATTTACTTGATAGTAAAAGGGCAATGATATTGGCTTCAAATGATGGAATGGATGAAATTTCTGTTTCGGATGTTACTTATGCAACTTTATTAACAAATGGAAAAATAGAAGATATTGAAATTAACCCTGAAGATTATGGAATTCCAATGGCATCAAAGGAAGATATTATAGGTGAAGGGCCAGAATTTAATGCAAAATTAACAAGAGATATTTTGTCTAAAAAAATTGTTGGTGCTAAACTTGATATTGTACTAATAAATGCTGCTGCTGCTTTAATTGTTGATGAAAAAGCAAGAGATTTTAAAGATGGTATAGATATTGCAAAAGCTGCAATTATAAGTGGTGCAGCTCAAGCAAAATTAGAACAGATTATAAAAGTATCACAACAATTAAGTTAG
- the lptB gene encoding LPS export ABC transporter ATP-binding protein, whose amino-acid sequence MHKLHIKDITKTIKKTQILHGISLEVKSGEIVGLLGPNGAGKTTTFYTVCGLVKPTSGNVYFDDKDITSLPLHKRAIKGIGYLPQESSIFKDLSVEDNLMLAAEVITKDKEEQHKRVEELLELFNIEPIRQRKGISLSGGERRRTEIARALVSQPKFLLLDEPFAGVDPIAVKDIQEIIHQLTKINIGVLITDHNVRETLQICDRAYVMKAGALLSSGTSEEIKNDSKVREHYLGEDFNF is encoded by the coding sequence ATGCATAAATTACATATAAAAGATATAACAAAAACTATAAAAAAAACACAGATATTACATGGGATTTCACTTGAAGTAAAATCAGGAGAAATTGTTGGATTATTAGGACCTAATGGAGCTGGAAAAACAACAACATTTTATACAGTTTGTGGATTAGTTAAACCAACAAGTGGAAATGTATATTTTGATGATAAAGATATAACATCGTTACCTTTACATAAAAGAGCAATAAAAGGAATAGGATATTTACCTCAAGAATCTTCAATATTTAAAGATTTATCAGTTGAAGATAATTTAATGCTAGCTGCTGAAGTTATAACAAAAGATAAAGAGGAGCAACATAAAAGAGTAGAAGAGTTACTTGAACTTTTTAATATTGAACCTATTCGTCAAAGGAAAGGGATTTCTCTTTCAGGAGGAGAGAGAAGAAGAACAGAAATTGCAAGAGCCTTAGTATCTCAACCAAAATTTTTACTTTTGGATGAACCTTTTGCAGGTGTTGATCCAATAGCAGTTAAAGATATTCAAGAAATAATTCATCAATTAACTAAAATAAATATTGGAGTTTTAATTACAGACCATAATGTAAGAGAAACTTTACAAATATGTGATAGAGCTTATGTTATGAAAGCAGGAGCTTTACTTTCAAGTGGAACAAGTGAAGAGATAAAAAATGATTCAAAAGTTAGAGAACATTATTTAGGAGAAGATTTTAATTTTTAA
- a CDS encoding TonB-dependent receptor plug domain-containing protein → MYKKFLIFSLLTSLIKANEYNFDLLDDVFDLDLEQLQHIKVISASKISQNLNTTPAKMIVVTKEQIEQRGYRSLNELLNDLPSIQILNHADSGIMNQIGIRGMMGNNYFKVLQDGIEINQTDGEIMSISMQYPLFGIERVEILYGAASVLYGADAMSGVINLISSTKQNSQLGVWTGERGYKYFYATQALKLNEGLFSYKAHFHTDQDYNLDKEYPNDYLGNESHDFKPQETKSASLRYEKDGFDTGINYRYFSESTLTAMNGKNSLSNMFDKNANLNSELFSTFIRYKSTLFKEIESTTTLSYESTELLKNSYFRNRYTDYKPGYKYSKSQRYSFEETLNKNYKNHNLTFGSSIEWFKSIPMTYDLPTQSLSNVFISGSNNEIKAPIFEEKWNNIAFYLQDQITLNENFQLSLATRYDKNSSYESTFNPRIALIYSKDSLTQKLIYSQAFLAPSNYNKYKIYGTPLRANSLSDGNKYETDTFRVPNPDLKPEKSKSYEYNFEYLLNKNHLISFSTYYTTVKDLVLIEEKIPEQAYFLPNTTILDPRGAKNAANSYIYGGDISYNGHSYFSGYDINYWLNYSYVNGKIDYDYDYELPFFTSHIFKAGSTFRYKDFTISPSIRWLGPVNASHYTDGKLSRVDGYFITDIYSSYNLDKKQKISLKIDNLFDKHYYGVRYNTSSKYVTPQNTQMVFLAYTINF, encoded by the coding sequence ATGTATAAAAAATTTTTGATTTTCTCACTTTTAACTTCATTGATAAAAGCAAATGAATATAACTTTGATTTACTAGATGATGTATTTGATTTAGATTTAGAACAATTACAACATATAAAAGTTATTTCTGCTTCAAAAATTTCACAAAATCTAAATACAACTCCTGCAAAAATGATAGTTGTTACAAAAGAACAAATTGAACAAAGAGGATACAGAAGTCTTAATGAATTATTAAACGATCTGCCATCAATTCAAATACTAAATCATGCTGATAGTGGAATAATGAATCAAATTGGTATTCGTGGTATGATGGGAAATAATTATTTTAAAGTGCTTCAAGATGGGATAGAAATAAATCAAACTGATGGTGAAATAATGAGTATTTCTATGCAATATCCTCTTTTTGGCATAGAAAGAGTAGAAATACTTTATGGAGCTGCCTCTGTTTTATATGGAGCTGATGCTATGAGTGGTGTTATAAATCTAATTAGCTCAACAAAACAAAATAGTCAACTTGGAGTTTGGACAGGTGAACGAGGTTATAAATACTTTTATGCAACACAAGCTTTGAAATTAAATGAAGGCTTATTCTCTTATAAAGCTCATTTTCATACAGATCAAGATTATAATTTAGATAAAGAATATCCAAATGATTATTTAGGAAATGAAAGTCATGATTTTAAACCTCAAGAGACAAAATCTGCGAGTTTAAGATATGAAAAAGATGGTTTTGATACAGGAATTAACTATAGATATTTTTCAGAGTCAACTTTAACTGCAATGAATGGAAAAAATTCTCTTTCAAATATGTTTGATAAAAATGCAAATTTAAATAGTGAGTTATTTAGTACTTTTATTAGATATAAAAGCACTTTATTTAAAGAAATAGAATCAACGACTACATTAAGTTATGAATCAACAGAACTACTAAAAAATAGCTATTTTAGAAATAGGTATACAGATTATAAACCTGGTTATAAATACTCAAAATCTCAAAGATATTCATTTGAAGAGACTCTAAATAAAAATTATAAAAATCATAATCTTACTTTTGGAAGTTCAATTGAATGGTTTAAATCAATTCCCATGACTTATGACTTACCAACACAATCTTTATCAAATGTTTTTATTAGTGGTTCTAATAATGAAATAAAAGCTCCAATATTTGAAGAAAAATGGAATAATATTGCTTTTTATTTACAAGATCAAATAACGTTAAATGAAAATTTTCAATTATCACTTGCAACTCGTTATGACAAAAATTCTTCTTATGAATCAACTTTTAATCCAAGAATTGCACTTATATATTCAAAAGACTCATTAACTCAAAAATTAATATATTCACAAGCTTTTCTAGCTCCTTCAAATTATAATAAATATAAAATTTATGGAACGCCTTTGAGAGCTAATTCCTTATCTGATGGGAATAAATATGAAACAGATACTTTTAGGGTTCCAAATCCTGATTTAAAACCAGAAAAAAGTAAAAGTTATGAATATAATTTTGAATACTTATTAAATAAAAATCATTTAATTTCATTTTCAACATACTATACAACTGTGAAAGATTTAGTTTTAATCGAAGAAAAAATACCTGAACAAGCATATTTTCTTCCAAATACTACAATTCTTGATCCAAGAGGAGCAAAAAATGCTGCGAACTCATATATTTATGGTGGAGATATTTCATATAATGGTCACTCATATTTTTCGGGATATGATATAAATTATTGGTTAAATTATAGTTATGTAAATGGTAAAATAGATTATGACTATGATTATGAATTACCTTTTTTTACATCCCATATATTTAAAGCAGGAAGTACGTTTAGATATAAAGATTTTACAATTTCACCATCTATTCGATGGCTTGGACCTGTAAATGCTTCCCATTACACAGATGGAAAACTATCAAGAGTAGATGGTTATTTTATAACAGATATTTACAGTAGTTACAATTTAGATAAAAAGCAGAAAATATCACTTAAAATTGATAATTTATTTGATAAACACTATTATGGTGTTAGATATAACACTTCATCAAAATATGTTACGCCACAAAATACCCAAATGGTATTTTTAGCTTATACAATTAATTTTTAG
- a CDS encoding EAL domain-containing protein encodes MHYDVYIIDNLVKFNDFKEYSKDKIKNVNVSLFFHFQDLIEQIEFVDILIVHIDSMEYFNIIEKYLKTEPYTIFIINDNSDLKNIPNSKKYDILYNPLDFDKLIYKIKLYTDNIRNHLQLKKEEEFSNSIINNINYPIFSIDAEQIIFANDHFYELTNCYSTEELNEKYKNHRNIFEKEEGCITNLNNELLNNSKDKNLKVCLKDAQNKKRFFSIQKIYLSHNDTSIIVLNDISHEVEHKHELYKLLYTDNLTKFPNRAKLIEDLQNNTINLKAVALLNINSFKEVNDFFGHKVGDSILIDVAKLLSNSIRNCDYLKLYKFPSDNYCIVSTIESKDDFIELIKKIIESIYKKVFTFEHYEIDIRMTAGISFSDKNNKLITADIALQTAKKDHKDYLIFYDELDKFQEYENNMFWTKKLKSAFINDNIEVYFQPLVNNETLNVDKYECLVRLIDEDGKVVAPFFFLDISKKSNQYTKLTKIVIEKSFKKFENLPFEFSVNISYEDIENVGFLDFIKEMLKKYDVKNRVVFEILEDENIKNYNLLTSFIDEIKNLGCKVAIDDFGSGYSNFEHLLKMNVDYLKIDSSLIKNIAKNENSYKIAKTIIEFAKNLNLKTIAEYVENEEIFNIIKELGATYSQGYYFSAPIPEPNIYEFKKKITNE; translated from the coding sequence ATGCATTATGATGTTTACATCATAGATAATCTTGTAAAATTTAATGATTTTAAAGAATATTCTAAAGATAAAATAAAAAATGTAAATGTTTCTTTGTTTTTCCATTTTCAAGATTTAATAGAACAAATAGAATTTGTAGATATTTTAATTGTTCATATAGACTCTATGGAATATTTTAATATTATTGAAAAATATTTAAAAACAGAACCTTATACTATTTTTATTATAAACGATAATTCAGATTTAAAAAATATTCCTAATTCTAAGAAATATGATATTTTATATAATCCTTTAGATTTTGATAAACTAATTTATAAAATTAAACTTTACACTGATAATATAAGAAATCACTTACAACTCAAAAAAGAAGAAGAATTTTCTAACTCAATTATTAATAATATTAATTATCCAATTTTTTCTATAGATGCTGAACAAATAATTTTTGCAAATGATCATTTTTATGAACTAACAAACTGTTATTCAACGGAAGAATTAAATGAAAAATATAAAAATCACAGAAATATATTTGAAAAAGAAGAAGGATGTATTACAAACTTAAATAATGAATTATTAAATAATTCAAAAGATAAAAATTTAAAAGTTTGTTTAAAAGATGCGCAAAATAAAAAGAGATTTTTTTCAATTCAAAAAATTTATCTTTCTCATAATGATACAAGTATCATAGTTTTAAATGATATAAGTCATGAAGTGGAACATAAACATGAATTATATAAACTTCTTTATACAGATAATCTAACAAAATTTCCCAATCGTGCAAAACTAATAGAAGATTTACAAAATAATACTATTAATTTAAAAGCTGTAGCGTTATTAAATATAAACTCTTTTAAAGAAGTAAATGATTTTTTTGGTCATAAAGTTGGTGATTCAATATTAATAGATGTTGCAAAATTACTTTCGAATAGTATTAGAAATTGTGATTATTTAAAACTATATAAATTTCCATCTGATAACTATTGTATAGTTAGTACTATTGAATCAAAAGATGATTTTATTGAGTTGATTAAAAAAATAATAGAATCTATTTATAAAAAAGTTTTTACTTTTGAACACTATGAAATTGATATTAGAATGACTGCTGGAATATCTTTTTCAGATAAAAACAATAAATTAATTACAGCTGATATTGCATTACAAACTGCAAAAAAAGACCATAAAGATTATTTGATTTTTTATGATGAATTAGATAAATTTCAAGAATATGAAAATAATATGTTCTGGACAAAAAAACTAAAATCTGCCTTTATAAATGATAATATTGAAGTATATTTTCAACCTTTAGTAAATAATGAAACTTTGAATGTTGATAAATATGAGTGTTTAGTAAGGTTAATTGATGAAGATGGAAAAGTTGTAGCACCATTTTTCTTTTTAGATATTTCAAAAAAATCTAATCAATACACAAAGCTTACAAAAATTGTAATAGAAAAGTCATTTAAAAAATTTGAAAATTTACCTTTTGAATTTTCTGTTAATATTTCCTATGAAGATATAGAAAATGTCGGCTTTTTGGATTTTATAAAAGAAATGTTAAAAAAATACGATGTAAAAAATCGAGTTGTATTTGAAATTTTAGAAGATGAAAATATTAAAAATTATAATCTTTTAACTTCATTTATAGATGAAATCAAAAATTTAGGATGTAAAGTTGCAATTGATGACTTTGGAAGTGGATATTCTAATTTTGAGCATTTATTAAAAATGAATGTAGACTATTTAAAAATAGATTCATCTTTAATAAAAAATATTGCAAAAAATGAAAATTCATATAAAATTGCAAAAACTATTATTGAATTTGCTAAAAATTTAAATCTAAAAACTATTGCTGAATATGTAGAAAATGAGGAAATATTTAATATAATAAAAGAATTAGGAGCTACGTATTCGCAAGGATATTATTTTTCTGCACCAATTCCAGAGCCTAATATTTATGAATTTAAAAAAAAGATAACTAATGAATAA
- a CDS encoding YfiR/HmsC family protein: MKLFIYIISIFLLFTNLHSKDMKEEQIKVVYTYNFMKNITWQNETKIDKYRLLVVSKNKTLENMFLMLAARKQLKNKNLEVLIYDEKEEYKNIHAIYIDENFLEIYEKLFFKYEKENTLFISDNFKDKKQVMINLLKEETKVTFEINKANILNRSLEISSNLILLGGTEIDVAKLYKSSQDALKEQKETINSLNQKIENKNLELINKVKAINEQKSIINTQTKNIKNYEQKLSTQEELLQKQTKLLEEQKIQLEEIYKNIEFQKEKLSNAVLDVNEKEKIVESLINLQKEKQQEFEETKKDLEFLNLQIQEQKKNLLLKENVISNQKNIITIMGLLSMIIIILGLNGIRQNRLLKSLSQIDTLSGLYNRRFMNQRIEEEISKYKRYETPFSILLVDVDFFKKINDNYGHDKGDLVIKKISTLMQQNTRDTDINARWGGEEFLILVPNSNLEGALTLANNLKQIIEKTNFETKEKITVSIGVSTFNENLNQEELLKLADNALYKAKNNGRNKVEFA, from the coding sequence ATGAAATTATTTATTTATATTATTAGTATATTTTTACTTTTTACAAATCTTCATTCAAAAGATATGAAAGAAGAACAAATAAAAGTTGTTTATACTTATAATTTCATGAAAAACATTACTTGGCAAAATGAAACAAAAATAGACAAATATCGATTATTAGTAGTTTCAAAAAATAAAACTTTAGAAAATATGTTTTTAATGTTAGCTGCAAGAAAACAATTAAAAAATAAAAATTTAGAAGTTTTAATTTATGATGAAAAAGAAGAGTATAAAAATATTCATGCAATCTATATAGATGAAAATTTTTTAGAAATTTATGAAAAACTATTTTTTAAATATGAAAAAGAAAATACTCTATTTATTAGTGACAATTTTAAAGACAAAAAACAAGTTATGATAAATTTACTAAAAGAAGAAACAAAAGTTACTTTTGAGATAAATAAGGCAAATATACTAAATCGTTCTTTAGAAATTTCATCAAACCTTATACTTTTAGGTGGAACGGAAATTGATGTGGCAAAACTTTATAAAAGTTCTCAAGATGCACTAAAAGAACAAAAAGAGACTATTAACTCATTAAATCAAAAAATTGAAAATAAAAATTTAGAATTAATAAATAAAGTAAAAGCTATAAATGAACAAAAGTCAATAATTAACACTCAAACTAAAAATATTAAAAATTATGAACAAAAATTATCTACACAAGAAGAACTTTTACAAAAACAAACAAAATTACTGGAAGAACAAAAAATTCAATTAGAAGAGATTTATAAAAATATAGAATTTCAAAAAGAAAAACTTTCAAATGCTGTTTTAGATGTAAATGAAAAAGAAAAAATAGTAGAATCATTAATTAATTTGCAAAAAGAGAAACAACAAGAATTTGAAGAAACAAAAAAAGATTTAGAATTTCTAAATTTACAAATTCAAGAACAAAAGAAAAATTTATTACTTAAAGAGAATGTTATTTCTAATCAAAAAAATATTATTACTATTATGGGATTATTATCCATGATAATTATTATTTTAGGATTAAATGGTATAAGACAAAATAGACTTTTAAAAAGTCTATCTCAAATAGATACGTTAAGTGGATTATATAATAGAAGATTTATGAATCAAAGAATAGAAGAAGAGATTTCAAAATATAAAAGATATGAAACTCCTTTTTCCATACTTTTGGTGGATGTTGACTTTTTCAAAAAAATAAATGATAACTACGGTCATGATAAAGGTGATTTAGTAATTAAAAAAATATCAACTTTGATGCAACAAAACACTAGAGATACAGATATTAATGCTAGATGGGGAGGAGAAGAATTTTTAATTTTAGTTCCTAATAGTAATTTAGAAGGAGCACTAACTCTTGCTAATAATTTAAAACAAATTATTGAAAAAACAAATTTTGAGACAAAAGAGAAAATAACAGTTAGTATAGGGGTTTCAACTTTTAATGAAAACCTTAATCAAGAAGAGCTATTAAAACTTGCAGATAATGCACTTTATAAAGCAAAAAACAATGGTAGAAATAAAGTTGAATTTGCTTAA
- the kdsB gene encoding 3-deoxy-manno-octulosonate cytidylyltransferase encodes MIIIPARLNSSRFANKIMVDILGLPMVIRTARQVSNLDKVVIATDSQEVVDLAKEYGFDAVMTSSSHQSGTDRINEAVNILNLSDDEIIVNVQADEPFIEPDVVESVINRVKKIKENDEDIMITSCFKEISSELADDANHVKVILDEHSNAIYFSRAKIPYHRDHYETSNYNGHLGIYGFTKKSLNNFCKLTPSKLENIEKLEQLRAIDNGFKIAMVKVNSKSFGIDTQEDLNNAIKIFGK; translated from the coding sequence ATGATAATTATACCTGCAAGATTAAATTCTAGTAGATTTGCAAATAAAATAATGGTTGATATTTTAGGATTGCCAATGGTAATTAGAACAGCTCGTCAAGTTAGTAATTTAGATAAAGTAGTAATTGCAACAGATTCTCAAGAAGTTGTAGATTTAGCTAAAGAGTATGGATTTGATGCTGTAATGACTTCTTCATCACATCAAAGCGGAACAGATAGGATAAATGAAGCTGTTAATATTTTAAATCTAAGTGATGATGAAATTATTGTAAATGTTCAAGCAGATGAACCTTTTATAGAACCAGATGTTGTAGAATCTGTAATAAATAGAGTAAAAAAAATAAAAGAAAATGATGAAGATATTATGATTACATCTTGTTTCAAAGAAATAAGTTCAGAATTAGCTGATGATGCAAATCATGTAAAAGTAATTTTAGATGAACACTCAAACGCAATATATTTTTCAAGAGCTAAAATTCCATATCATAGAGACCACTATGAAACATCAAACTATAATGGTCATTTAGGCATTTATGGTTTCACTAAAAAGTCATTAAATAATTTTTGTAAGTTAACTCCTTCTAAACTTGAAAACATAGAAAAACTAGAACAATTAAGAGCAATAGACAATGGATTTAAGATTGCTATGGTAAAAGTTAACTCTAAATCTTTTGGAATTGATACTCAAGAAGATTTAAATAATGCTATAAAAATATTTGGAAAATAA
- a CDS encoding S4 domain-containing protein: MRIDKFLNAVNITKRRAVAEDMLEHKVVFLNEQAVKKAKEVKVGDIIEIRYLEKIEKFKILQIPTTKSTPKSKIDEYVQRII, translated from the coding sequence ATGAGAATAGATAAGTTTTTAAATGCCGTTAATATTACAAAACGAAGAGCCGTAGCTGAGGATATGCTTGAACATAAGGTTGTTTTTTTAAATGAGCAAGCTGTAAAAAAAGCAAAAGAGGTAAAGGTTGGAGATATAATAGAGATTAGATATCTTGAAAAAATAGAGAAATTTAAAATTTTACAAATACCAACAACAAAGTCAACACCTAAATCAAAAATAGATGAATATGTACAAAGGATAATCTAA
- the tsaE gene encoding tRNA (adenosine(37)-N6)-threonylcarbamoyltransferase complex ATPase subunit type 1 TsaE, giving the protein MKKEFELELDNLTILIDELKKIIEKENSVVILRGDLASGKTTLVKNYVKSLGLNDLVTSPTFSLQAIYSNHIFHYDVYNKTLNEFISLGMLEEFEKNGVHFVEWGDEKLEILLNDYGYRVILIEIEKKDNKRLYKINA; this is encoded by the coding sequence TTGAAAAAAGAGTTTGAACTTGAACTTGATAATTTGACTATTTTAATTGACGAGTTGAAAAAAATTATTGAAAAAGAAAATAGTGTAGTAATTTTAAGAGGTGATTTAGCAAGTGGAAAAACTACACTTGTTAAAAATTATGTAAAATCTTTAGGCTTAAATGACTTAGTTACTTCTCCTACTTTTTCATTACAAGCAATTTATTCAAATCATATTTTTCACTATGATGTTTATAATAAAACATTAAATGAATTTATATCTCTTGGGATGCTTGAAGAGTTTGAAAAAAATGGTGTTCATTTTGTAGAGTGGGGTGATGAAAAACTAGAAATACTACTTAATGATTACGGATATCGAGTAATTTTGATTGAAATAGAAAAAAAAGATAATAAAAGGCTATATAAAATAAATGCATAA